The window CACGGTGGCAGGCAATGCACCCTTTTGCAATAACAAGATCAAGCCCCTTTTTCTCATCTGATGACAGGGCCTTTTTATCTCCCTTCAGGAAACGGTCGAAACGAGACGGCGTCATGAGTGTCCTTTCAAAAGCAGCTATTGCCTTTGCAACGTTTTCGTAAGTAACAGGATCTTTTTCTCCTTTGAATGCCTTCTTAAAAAGAGATACATATTCCGGTATGGTATTAATACGGTCAAGGACCAGTTGCTTTGAAGATGCCATCTCACCTGGGTTGAGGACAGGCCCCTGAGCCTGCTCCTCAACATCTTTCGCACGGCCGTCCCAGAATTGTGTGAAATGCAGCGCAGCATTAAAAACAGTAGGTGCGTTTCTTTCACCAGACTTCCACCCATGTCCTATAGAAGTGGGAAGGTTATCCACCCCGCCTGTAGTCAGATTATGGCAGGTATTGCAACTGAAGAGACCGCTCTTAGAAAGCCTTGGATCAATGAAAAGCATCTTTCCAAGCATTATTTTATCAGGAGTTAACGGATTCTCTTTGTTATCAACCCTGTCAGGTATTGGTTGAAAGAATGCTTTGTAAGAGTCGGTGCCTGATGATTCAGACCACGCAAATGACGTGATCATCAATGAACTAATAAAAACAACCATTAGAAAAACAAATACATTCCTATTTTTCATTACACACCTCCTCGTATTCCATTTAATAAATTATTGTTTTATAATTAAGCATAAACGAGGAGGATTTCTTATGCAAGCCATAACTTTAGTGATAATGTTTGTCATTTCCATCATTACCTGCCCTGCTTTTGCCGGGGATGATGTTGGAAAGATGAAGACCGGTGCTGTTGCGGCGGCAGAAGAGATTATTCAGATGAGAAGCACCCTTGCCCAGGAGTTTATCAAACCTGATATGGAAATCACAGAGGAGACCTTTAAAAATGTCTGCGGGGCGGTTGGTAAAAGGGTAAAAGAGATCATGGAAAATGATGGGTATAAAATCAGACATGCCTCGGCCAAAAACAGAAACCCTGCAAATGCAGCTGCTCCGGATGAGGTTAATATCCTCGAAACCTTTGACCACAACAGGGAAATCAAAGGTCAATGGGATATAGTTGATACCGACGGAAAGAAATTTCAGAGGTACATGAAACCTATCTTTGTCGAAGACGCCTGTCTGGCTTGTCACGGACCAAAGGACAAGAGGCCGCAATTTATTGTTGATAAATACCCTAATGACAGTGCATATGACTTCAAGACCGGTGACCTGAGGGGTATGGTGGAGGTAATGTTTCGAGACGATTCGGGGCAGGACTAAAAGATTCGTTTGCCATTATATAAACCGTATTTGTCTCTTAACCGGGATGAAGAGCCGTAATATGCTTATTTAACCCTGCCTACTATCTCAACCAGCTTATATTTGCCTGTCGTCCCCTTTATAATCTGAATATGATTTTTGGGGACTCCGAAGTATTTGCTTAAAAGTCTGACAAGGGCATCATTTGCCTTGCCTTCAATTGGCGGCGCCTTGACATGGGCAATGAAGTTTGAGTCATCTACCCTTTCTATATCTTCTTTTTTCGAACCAGGTTTTACCTTAACTGAGATATTCATAGGTCGAGTTTATCATAACTTGACATACATTTCTAAAGGATGTTAGTGTAACAATGATACAGAGGGCAGGAATGTCCCCCTGAAAAATAAGAGAGTAATGAGTACCCCTTAAGCCGGCAAATGAACAAAAAACTTGGCATATTATTATCAACTTCACCATCTGATAAGAATCTTGAGACCGTGATAGGTCTTATTTCTGCTGCGTTGCGCAATAATGTAAGCGTTTATCTCTACCTGGATGATGACGGAGTAGAGTGCATTAAAGATAACAGGCTTGTTTCCATGTCGGGAGATGGTTTGAAACTGTCTGTGTGTGCCTATGGCGCTCAGAAGAAGGGGATAGAGCCGAGTGAAGTTGCAATGTTCGGCGGACTTGCACTATTGTCTGAATTGATAAGCGCCTGTGACAGGTTTATCGCATTCGGGTAAAGGATGAAGATTATATTTCTTATACGAAGCCGTCCCAGTGAGAGTCATAAGCCTGCTGAGGCCATAAGGATTGCTGCCGGTCTGGGAACCGGCAATAACTCTATTAAGATAATTTTATCCGGTGAATCGGTGCGAATACTTTCTCCGGATGAAGATGACCTGGAAGATATTGATATAATAGAAAAATTTCTTCCCATAATAAAAGACTGGGAAATACCGCTTTATGTTGACAGTGGCGCTTTGGCAGCAATAGATCTTAAGAGCAGTCCGTATGCCTATAGAACAGTTGACAATGATGAGATGTCTGAAATTCTTGCTGGCGGTCATAGTATATTTGTCTTCTGACATTTTTATAAATAGATTTTTATATGAAACCAATTCTGCACATAGTTAAAAACCGTGATGATAAGCAGGCAGTTGAGATCATCAGCACACAGGCAAGAGACAATGCCTATGGTGTTGCAGTTGTGTATATACATGATGCAGTTTCCTTACCGCCTGTTGCTGATGCAAGAACGTGTGCCCTTGCACAAGACACCAAAAAATCGGATAATATTAATAGCGTTAATCCTGACGTTGAACTCATAAGATACGACGATCTCCTTAATTTGATATTCAGTGTTGAATCAATTACCGTATGGTAGGTTTAGAAGCGCCGGGGGGTCACACATTGGATAATGACAGAATTCAGAAAGTTTATGACAATTATGCTGTCTTCTATGATGCCATATTCGGGAAGCTTTCTGATGTCGGCAGGATGGCGGCGTTAGACAGGCTATTTTTAAAGCCGGGAGACAAAGTGCTGGAAGTAGGCGTTGGTACCGGTCTTTCCCTGCCGCGGTTCCCGTCTTTCTGCCGTGTTCACGGGATAGATATGTCAGAAGAGATGATAAGGCGGGCTCATAAGAGGGTAGATAGGCATGGACTCTCAAATGTAGTTATTGAAAGAATGGATGCGTGCAAAATGGCCTTTTCGGATGACACATTTGATGCAGTATTTGCAGCCTTTCTGATTTCAGTAGTGCCAGATCCTATAATGCTGCTGTCGGAGATCAAGAGGGTTTGCAAAAAAGGCGGACGGATTACTATGGTAAATCATTTCAAGAGTAATAATAAGGTAATATCATCAATAGAAACAGCCATATCACCATTCTGTAGTAAGCACCTTGGATTTCGGACTGATCTCCCGCTCTCTTTTCTCCTCAACGACAGGGAATTGAGATTAGTAGCCAGGAAACGCACTTCACCGGTGAGTGTATGGGAGGTTGTAGAGTTTTGTAACTTGAAGGAGAGAGGTAATTAAGATGAGGAAAAAACACATCTTTGATGAGATGGATGATCTACGCTGGGAGATGGAGAGGATGTTCAACAGTCTTTTTAATCCTAAACACCCCTTTCACGTCCTCGCCGACCGGCACTGGAAACCTCTTACAGATGTATATGAGCTGGAAAATGATATTGTCATAAAA is drawn from Nitrospirota bacterium and contains these coding sequences:
- a CDS encoding cytochrome-c peroxidase, whose protein sequence is MVVFISSLMITSFAWSESSGTDSYKAFFQPIPDRVDNKENPLTPDKIMLGKMLFIDPRLSKSGLFSCNTCHNLTTGGVDNLPTSIGHGWKSGERNAPTVFNAALHFTQFWDGRAKDVEEQAQGPVLNPGEMASSKQLVLDRINTIPEYVSLFKKAFKGEKDPVTYENVAKAIAAFERTLMTPSRFDRFLKGDKKALSSDEKKGLDLVIAKGCIACHRGPAMGGDSFQKFNYSDDPGRFDITKNEADRQVFKVASWRNVALTYPYFHDGKVWSLDEAVRIMGEKQLNTKFTDDEVKYIVAFLNSLTGEMTKIELPVLPPSTEKTPKPDRN
- a CDS encoding DUF3365 domain-containing protein, with product MQAITLVIMFVISIITCPAFAGDDVGKMKTGAVAAAEEIIQMRSTLAQEFIKPDMEITEETFKNVCGAVGKRVKEIMENDGYKIRHASAKNRNPANAAAPDEVNILETFDHNREIKGQWDIVDTDGKKFQRYMKPIFVEDACLACHGPKDKRPQFIVDKYPNDSAYDFKTGDLRGMVEVMFRDDSGQD
- a CDS encoding DUF167 domain-containing protein, coding for MNISVKVKPGSKKEDIERVDDSNFIAHVKAPPIEGKANDALVRLLSKYFGVPKNHIQIIKGTTGKYKLVEIVGRVK
- a CDS encoding DsrE family protein, which encodes MNKKLGILLSTSPSDKNLETVIGLISAALRNNVSVYLYLDDDGVECIKDNRLVSMSGDGLKLSVCAYGAQKKGIEPSEVAMFGGLALLSELISACDRFIAFG
- a CDS encoding methyltransferase domain-containing protein → MDNDRIQKVYDNYAVFYDAIFGKLSDVGRMAALDRLFLKPGDKVLEVGVGTGLSLPRFPSFCRVHGIDMSEEMIRRAHKRVDRHGLSNVVIERMDACKMAFSDDTFDAVFAAFLISVVPDPIMLLSEIKRVCKKGGRITMVNHFKSNNKVISSIETAISPFCSKHLGFRTDLPLSFLLNDRELRLVARKRTSPVSVWEVVEFCNLKERGN